The Faecalibacterium prausnitzii genome includes a window with the following:
- the secF gene encoding protein translocase subunit SecF: MKTKGKAWQLVVTVLLIAAFVYTAFFGVAVKYGDVTRTYIKGAQDIRFGVDIKGGVNVTFAPSDGYDATDEQLDAAQLVIENRLVGLNVTDYELYVDYDSDRLILEFPWQSGETDFDPEAAIEEIGTTAYLTFREGSSADGELILDGSMVESAAAQYGPVSGSSSEYYVALKFTDAGAKAFGDATTRLYQSSGTISIWLDDENVSTATVHAAITDGAAIITSSASNPFTQDDVVKMARQINSGSLPFALTVDSYSTISPSLGENSLSAMVLAGLIAFALIVVLMTALYRLPGFLACIALAGQVAATLAFVSGYFPVFESFTLTLPGIAGIILAIGMGVDANVITAERIKEELRSGKSLDGALKSGFARGLTPIIDGNVTIVIVAVVLMGAFGPSDGFFAKMLHFVFFAFGPSTAGTIYAFGYTLLTGVLLNFVFGVFATRVMIRGAAAIKALRDPWLYGADRPGKEPAEKKPIDFVGLRKRFLTISSCLMAVILLCAVVFGVRLDTEFTGGAMITLSYEGEFTTADVQKTASAALGSKDLTLQTGENVATGEQTLKISMPGNETVTTDQVENLLDSLNETYPDNGFVQLSLSNVSAAMGTKFLQKSLVAVLFALVLILLYIGFRFQKIGGLTGGMMAVLALLNDLMVVFGTFVLLRTPLDGNFIAAMLTILGYSINDTVVVYDRIRENRTLMEKKISFEELVNHSVNQSARRTIITTVTTVMALGVMCIISKLYGLDSIFTFAFPLMMGMISGVYTSLCVSTSAWVLWSERKTGKKKA, from the coding sequence ATGAAGACGAAAGGCAAAGCATGGCAGCTTGTTGTCACAGTGCTTCTGATCGCGGCGTTTGTCTACACGGCATTCTTCGGCGTTGCGGTCAAATATGGCGATGTGACCCGGACCTATATCAAGGGCGCGCAGGATATACGCTTCGGCGTGGATATCAAGGGCGGCGTCAACGTGACGTTTGCACCCTCGGACGGCTACGATGCCACCGATGAGCAGCTGGACGCCGCGCAGCTCGTCATTGAGAACCGTCTGGTCGGTTTGAACGTGACCGACTACGAGCTGTATGTGGACTATGATTCCGACCGTCTGATCCTCGAATTTCCGTGGCAGTCCGGCGAGACGGATTTCGACCCCGAAGCTGCCATCGAAGAGATCGGCACCACCGCCTACCTGACCTTCCGGGAGGGGAGCAGCGCGGACGGTGAGCTGATCCTGGACGGCTCCATGGTCGAGAGCGCAGCAGCGCAGTACGGCCCGGTGAGCGGCAGCTCTTCGGAGTATTATGTGGCCCTCAAGTTCACCGATGCGGGTGCCAAAGCCTTTGGCGATGCCACCACCCGGCTCTACCAGAGCAGCGGCACCATCAGCATCTGGCTGGATGACGAGAATGTCAGCACGGCCACGGTCCATGCGGCCATTACCGACGGTGCTGCCATCATCACAAGCTCGGCATCCAACCCCTTCACGCAGGACGATGTCGTCAAGATGGCCCGCCAGATCAACTCCGGCTCGCTGCCTTTTGCGCTGACCGTGGACAGCTACTCCACCATCAGCCCCAGCCTGGGCGAGAACAGCCTGAGCGCTATGGTGCTGGCCGGTCTCATCGCTTTTGCCCTCATCGTGGTCCTGATGACAGCGCTGTACCGTCTGCCCGGTTTCCTGGCCTGCATCGCACTGGCCGGTCAGGTGGCGGCTACGCTGGCCTTCGTCTCCGGTTATTTCCCGGTGTTTGAGAGCTTCACCCTGACGCTGCCCGGCATTGCCGGTATCATCCTGGCCATCGGCATGGGTGTGGACGCCAACGTCATCACCGCCGAGCGCATCAAGGAAGAGCTGCGCAGCGGCAAGTCTCTGGATGGTGCCCTCAAGAGCGGCTTTGCCCGCGGCCTGACGCCCATCATCGACGGCAACGTGACCATCGTCATCGTGGCGGTCGTGCTGATGGGTGCCTTCGGCCCCTCGGACGGCTTCTTTGCAAAGATGCTCCACTTCGTCTTCTTTGCCTTTGGCCCGTCCACTGCGGGCACCATCTATGCCTTCGGCTACACGCTGCTCACCGGTGTGCTGCTCAACTTCGTGTTCGGCGTCTTCGCCACCCGCGTGATGATCCGCGGGGCAGCGGCCATCAAGGCCCTGCGCGACCCCTGGCTCTACGGTGCAGACCGCCCCGGCAAGGAGCCTGCGGAGAAGAAGCCCATCGACTTTGTGGGCCTGCGCAAGCGCTTCCTGACCATTTCCTCCTGCCTGATGGCAGTCATCCTGCTCTGCGCGGTGGTGTTTGGCGTCCGGCTGGATACCGAGTTCACCGGCGGTGCGATGATCACCCTGAGCTATGAGGGCGAGTTCACCACGGCCGATGTGCAGAAGACTGCTTCTGCCGCACTGGGCAGCAAGGACCTGACCCTCCAGACCGGCGAGAACGTCGCCACCGGGGAGCAGACCCTGAAGATCTCCATGCCCGGCAACGAGACCGTGACCACCGATCAGGTGGAGAACCTGCTGGATTCCCTGAACGAGACCTACCCGGACAACGGCTTCGTTCAGTTGTCGCTGAGCAACGTCAGCGCGGCCATGGGTACCAAGTTCCTGCAGAAGAGTCTGGTCGCCGTTCTCTTTGCGCTGGTGCTCATCCTGCTGTATATCGGCTTCCGTTTCCAGAAGATCGGCGGCCTGACCGGCGGCATGATGGCCGTTCTGGCCCTGCTGAACGACCTGATGGTCGTGTTTGGCACCTTCGTGCTGCTGCGCACCCCGCTGGACGGCAACTTTATCGCCGCCATGCTGACCATTCTGGGCTACTCCATCAACGATACCGTCGTCGTGTACGACCGCATCCGCGAGAACCGCACCCTGATGGAGAAGAAGATCTCCTTCGAAGAATTGGTCAACCACTCGGTCAACCAGTCGGCCCGCCGCACCATCATCACCACCGTCACCACCGTGATGGCGCTGGGCGTGATGTGCATCATCTCTAAACTCTACGGCCTGGACAGCATCTTCACCTTTGCGTTCCCGCTGATGATGGGCATGATCAGTGGTGTTTACACCTCGCTGTGCGTGTCCACTTCCGCGTGGGTGCTGTGGAGCGAGCGCAAGACCGGCAAAAAGAAAGCGTGA
- a CDS encoding spore germination protein, whose translation MQLSEHLETNLAALNARLGSSADFYAKRIELYHIRGAILLFDGMASLESLWALLLDAASRQTPPLRLGALPSGEQVYELLSRHSALPAESSPVENWDDLMQRLTAGMAVLLLDGSAKGLAFSVQSLKFRSVGEPSGEGDLRGSREGFSDLLRVNLSLLRRLIRTEALVMEVQQADCAMKTEYAVCYCKDKASPAAVEQVKETLRRAKPQLLLDSSYFLPWLFPCRVRTASPVSYTERPAVASAKLCEGKIVVLVNGSPSAMVLPTLFGENFECLDDYAQPAFFASFLRLLKYGSFYLSIFLPGVFVCLAVYLPELLPPQLLFKIEAAERATPFPLFGEMVLVILLLEIIREAGLRMPQTLGHSVSLVAALIIGDAAIATGLLSTPVILIAAVASIAVFVVPSLYEMATAFRFLVLLAAGVAGPVGLVCAALVVLLALAQVSALGVPYCAPVRFPQTALSPDGVTRRTYRTLSAHPFSIWQKRR comes from the coding sequence ATGCAGCTTTCCGAACATTTGGAAACAAACCTCGCGGCGCTCAACGCTAGGTTGGGCAGCTCCGCAGATTTTTATGCGAAGCGCATCGAGCTTTACCACATTCGGGGTGCCATTCTGCTCTTTGACGGGATGGCCAGCCTCGAATCTCTGTGGGCACTTCTGCTGGACGCCGCCAGCCGTCAGACACCGCCGCTGCGGCTGGGCGCGCTGCCGAGCGGGGAACAGGTCTATGAGCTGCTCAGCCGCCACTCGGCATTGCCCGCCGAGAGCAGCCCTGTGGAGAACTGGGATGATCTGATGCAGCGCCTGACCGCCGGAATGGCGGTCTTACTGCTGGACGGCAGTGCGAAAGGACTGGCATTTTCGGTGCAGAGCCTGAAATTCCGCTCGGTGGGGGAGCCATCCGGTGAAGGAGATCTGCGCGGCTCCCGCGAGGGATTTTCCGACCTGCTGCGGGTCAATCTGAGCCTGCTGCGACGGCTCATCCGAACCGAAGCGCTGGTGATGGAAGTGCAGCAGGCAGACTGCGCGATGAAAACGGAATATGCCGTCTGCTACTGCAAAGATAAGGCCTCGCCCGCCGCCGTGGAGCAGGTAAAAGAGACGCTGCGCCGCGCAAAGCCGCAGCTGCTGTTGGATTCGAGCTACTTTCTGCCCTGGCTGTTTCCCTGCCGGGTGCGCACAGCGTCTCCGGTGAGCTATACCGAGCGTCCCGCCGTGGCCTCCGCGAAGCTCTGTGAGGGGAAGATCGTCGTTCTCGTCAACGGGAGCCCATCCGCGATGGTCCTGCCGACCCTCTTCGGCGAAAACTTCGAGTGTCTGGACGACTACGCCCAGCCTGCGTTTTTTGCGTCCTTTCTGCGCCTTCTGAAATATGGTTCCTTCTACCTGAGCATCTTTCTGCCGGGGGTGTTCGTCTGCCTGGCGGTCTACCTGCCGGAACTGCTCCCGCCGCAGCTGCTCTTCAAGATCGAAGCTGCTGAGCGGGCCACTCCGTTCCCGCTGTTTGGGGAGATGGTGCTGGTCATCCTGCTGCTGGAGATCATCCGGGAGGCAGGGCTTCGGATGCCGCAGACGCTGGGGCACTCGGTCAGTCTGGTTGCGGCGCTCATCATCGGGGACGCGGCCATCGCCACCGGTCTGCTGAGCACACCCGTCATTCTCATTGCAGCGGTTGCATCCATCGCTGTCTTCGTGGTGCCGTCCCTCTACGAAATGGCCACGGCTTTCCGCTTTCTGGTCCTGCTGGCGGCGGGAGTGGCAGGCCCTGTGGGGCTTGTGTGCGCGGCGTTGGTCGTTCTGCTCGCTCTGGCGCAGGTGTCAGCGCTGGGGGTGCCCTATTGTGCACCGGTGCGTTTCCCGCAAACCGCACTTTCTCCGGACGGTGTGACCCGCCGGACCTACCGCACCCTGTCCGCACATCCTTTTTCCATCTGGCAGAAACGGAGGTGA
- a CDS encoding sensor histidine kinase, whose amino-acid sequence MKPRSMEEKISYRLFWMGFVGLICTAVLCISVFHRAFREQAWAALENEASLVAAGCEQIDDPAQLSAYVNGDLRITLIASDGSVLFESATSQQMENHLSRPEIQQAKQEGIGRNRRDSQTLGFETYYYAMLLPDGDILRVAQDSETIWSIYDAALPAIVLSCIVMMGAAAMMAGLLTRSLIQPILKMTDDLEHIQENVPYKELIPFAESIHSDRLLRENNEKMRQEFTANVSHELKTPLTSISGYAELIETGIAKSADVPEFGRKIHVEASRMIQLVNDILQLSHLDNVSETNDTPQMETVDLLDVAKECVERQKVNAQKSFISLTYLGESAPVLGSRSLLDELCQNLCDNAIRYNRPGGKVQLITACARDGHCTLTVKDNGIGIPKEAQSSVFERFYRVDKSRSKATGGTGLGLAIVKHIARIHNARIRLESEINVGTTITVIFETAH is encoded by the coding sequence ATGAAACCACGGAGCATGGAAGAAAAAATCAGTTATCGGCTGTTCTGGATGGGCTTTGTCGGGCTGATCTGCACCGCCGTGCTCTGCATCTCCGTATTTCACAGAGCCTTCCGGGAGCAGGCATGGGCGGCGCTGGAAAACGAGGCCAGCCTCGTTGCTGCCGGGTGTGAACAGATCGACGATCCGGCCCAGCTCTCCGCCTATGTCAACGGCGATCTGCGCATCACGCTCATTGCCTCGGACGGCAGTGTCCTGTTCGAATCCGCGACCAGCCAGCAGATGGAGAACCACCTGAGCCGCCCGGAGATCCAACAGGCCAAGCAGGAGGGCATCGGCCGCAACCGCCGCGACTCCCAGACGCTGGGGTTTGAGACGTATTACTACGCCATGCTCCTGCCGGATGGCGACATCCTCCGTGTGGCGCAGGATTCCGAGACCATCTGGTCCATCTACGATGCGGCCCTGCCGGCCATCGTGCTGAGCTGCATCGTAATGATGGGCGCAGCTGCCATGATGGCCGGTCTGCTGACCCGGAGCCTCATCCAGCCCATTCTGAAGATGACGGACGATCTGGAACACATCCAGGAAAATGTGCCGTACAAGGAGCTGATCCCCTTTGCCGAGAGCATCCACTCGGACCGCCTGCTCCGCGAGAACAACGAAAAGATGCGGCAGGAGTTTACGGCCAATGTCAGCCACGAGCTGAAAACACCCCTGACCAGCATTTCCGGTTATGCCGAACTCATTGAGACCGGCATCGCCAAGTCTGCGGATGTGCCGGAGTTCGGCCGGAAGATCCATGTAGAAGCCAGCCGGATGATCCAGCTGGTCAACGATATCTTGCAGCTGTCCCATCTGGACAACGTTTCGGAGACCAACGACACTCCCCAGATGGAGACGGTCGATCTGCTGGATGTGGCCAAAGAGTGCGTCGAGCGCCAGAAGGTGAACGCGCAGAAGTCGTTCATCTCCCTGACCTACCTCGGCGAGAGCGCCCCTGTGCTGGGCAGCCGGAGCCTGCTGGATGAGCTGTGCCAGAACCTTTGCGACAACGCCATCCGGTACAACCGCCCCGGCGGAAAGGTCCAGCTCATCACCGCCTGCGCACGGGATGGGCACTGCACCCTGACCGTCAAGGACAATGGCATCGGCATCCCGAAAGAAGCCCAGTCCAGCGTGTTCGAGCGGTTCTACCGGGTCGATAAGAGCCGGAGCAAGGCCACTGGCGGCACCGGGCTGGGGCTGGCCATCGTCAAGCACATTGCCCGCATCCACAACGCCCGCATTCGGCTGGAAAGCGAGATCAATGTCGGCACGACCATCACCGTCATCTTTGAGACCGCCCATTAA
- a CDS encoding helix-turn-helix domain-containing protein: MYQRIRDLREDRDLMQKDLAAYLKCTQVCYSNYEMGKRDIPTDVLKALAIYYDTSVDYILGLTDEPKPYPKTP; this comes from the coding sequence ATGTACCAACGCATCCGCGATTTGCGAGAAGACCGGGATTTGATGCAGAAAGACCTTGCGGCCTATTTGAAATGCACACAGGTCTGTTACTCCAATTATGAGATGGGGAAGCGCGATATTCCAACAGACGTTCTCAAAGCACTCGCCATATATTACGATACCAGCGTAGATTATATTCTCGGCTTGACCGATGAACCGAAACCATATCCGAAAACACCCTAA
- a CDS encoding DUF421 domain-containing protein, translating into MKLLIVRTVLIYLCVLFAMRLMGKRQLGELQPEELVSTILISNLASISIESEEVPVTASLIPLFLIAALELLGSILSFQSQKFFNLMSGRPKTVILDGQIDQNALRTLRLTTADLMEALRGKDVFDPRDVSYAVVETNGSLSVALRPEREPATLSDLALKVQHGQATIPFVLDGQVLDDNLHWCGKDHAWLERTAQANTLLVEEILLLIGNDTEDYFLLKKEPRRTARPLRKEDA; encoded by the coding sequence TTGAAGCTCTTGATTGTTCGCACCGTTTTGATCTATCTCTGTGTCCTGTTTGCCATGCGGCTGATGGGCAAGCGCCAGCTGGGTGAGCTGCAGCCGGAAGAGCTGGTCTCGACCATCCTCATCTCCAATCTGGCGTCCATCTCCATCGAATCGGAGGAAGTCCCCGTGACCGCCAGCCTCATCCCGCTCTTTCTCATTGCGGCGCTGGAGCTTCTGGGGTCCATTCTCAGCTTCCAGAGCCAGAAATTTTTCAACCTGATGTCCGGCCGGCCCAAGACGGTCATTCTGGATGGACAGATCGATCAGAATGCCCTGCGCACTCTGCGGCTGACGACGGCCGACCTGATGGAGGCCCTGCGCGGCAAGGACGTCTTTGACCCACGGGATGTCTCCTACGCCGTTGTGGAGACGAACGGCAGCCTTTCGGTGGCGCTGCGCCCCGAAAGAGAGCCTGCCACCCTCTCCGACCTGGCACTCAAGGTCCAGCACGGTCAGGCGACCATCCCCTTTGTGCTGGATGGGCAGGTGCTGGACGACAACCTCCACTGGTGCGGCAAGGACCACGCCTGGCTGGAACGGACGGCACAGGCCAATACCCTGCTGGTGGAGGAGATTCTGCTTCTGATCGGCAACGACACCGAAGATTACTTTCTGCTGAAGAAAGAGCCGCGCCGCACGGCCCGCCCGCTCAGAAAGGAGGACGCATGA
- a CDS encoding Na/Pi cotransporter family protein → MTIFNVFSLLGGLALFLFGMDIMGKALEKQAGGQLQKILSKLTDNPLKGFFLGLGVTAVIQSSSATTVMVVGFVNSGIMELHQAIGIIMGSNVGTTVTSWILSLSGLQGDSFFIQLLKPTSFSPLLAFIGILLYMGKSEKRKGIGTILIGFAVLMTGMTAMSNAVTPLQDEVWFTNLFIRFSNPLLGVLVGALVTGIIQSSSASVGILQALSSTGVITYGSAIPIIMGQNIGTCVTALISSVGANKNARRAAMVHLYFNIIGVTLFLAMYYGLNLVLHFTFVNDTVTAWGIAVIHSVFNIAATAVLLPFANVLEKLAILTIPDDAEKESFALLDERLLKTPAVAVERARAATADMAELARVGVVQAMSLTHQWDDTLAQKVRDEEAKVDQYEDALGTYLVKLSSRELSHADSQSVNTLLHTISDFERISDHSVNLLSSAEEIHAKNIVFSQDAHEELQVLEGAVQDVLSRTTDAFRKADLHLASKVEPMETVVDELVRAIKARHVARLQAGSCSIEYGFVLEDLLTNYERVCDHCSNVAVAQIEVAQDSFDTHAYLNDLRYGNDTKESEQFRRRLDRYRERYLFPDGEPAVASEKEDPKA, encoded by the coding sequence ATGACAATCTTCAACGTTTTTTCGCTCCTGGGCGGCCTGGCCCTGTTCCTGTTCGGCATGGACATCATGGGCAAGGCTCTGGAAAAGCAGGCGGGCGGCCAGCTGCAAAAGATCCTGAGCAAGCTGACCGATAACCCGCTCAAGGGCTTTTTCCTGGGCCTCGGCGTCACCGCCGTGATCCAGTCTTCCAGCGCCACCACCGTCATGGTGGTCGGTTTCGTCAACAGCGGCATCATGGAGCTGCACCAGGCCATCGGCATCATCATGGGCAGCAACGTGGGCACCACCGTCACCAGCTGGATCCTGAGCCTTTCCGGCCTGCAGGGCGACAGCTTCTTCATCCAGCTGCTCAAGCCCACCTCGTTCAGCCCCCTGCTGGCCTTCATCGGCATCCTGCTCTACATGGGCAAGAGCGAAAAGCGGAAGGGCATCGGCACCATCCTCATCGGCTTTGCCGTTCTGATGACCGGCATGACCGCCATGTCCAATGCAGTCACCCCGCTGCAGGATGAAGTCTGGTTCACCAACCTCTTCATCCGCTTCTCCAACCCGCTGCTGGGTGTTCTGGTCGGCGCACTCGTCACCGGCATCATCCAGAGCTCCAGCGCCAGCGTCGGCATCCTGCAGGCACTCAGCTCCACCGGCGTCATCACCTACGGCAGCGCCATCCCCATCATCATGGGCCAGAACATCGGCACCTGCGTCACCGCGCTGATCTCCTCTGTGGGCGCCAACAAAAATGCCCGCCGCGCCGCTATGGTGCATCTGTACTTCAACATCATCGGTGTGACCCTCTTTCTGGCAATGTACTATGGCCTGAATCTGGTCCTGCACTTCACCTTTGTCAACGATACCGTCACGGCGTGGGGCATCGCTGTCATCCACTCTGTGTTCAACATTGCGGCCACGGCGGTCCTGCTGCCGTTCGCCAACGTTCTGGAAAAGCTGGCCATCCTCACCATCCCGGACGATGCCGAGAAAGAGAGCTTCGCCCTGCTGGATGAGCGTCTGCTCAAGACGCCCGCCGTTGCTGTGGAGCGCGCCCGCGCCGCCACGGCGGATATGGCCGAGCTGGCCCGCGTGGGTGTGGTGCAGGCCATGAGCCTGACCCACCAGTGGGACGACACCCTGGCCCAGAAAGTCCGGGACGAAGAGGCCAAGGTAGACCAGTACGAAGATGCCCTCGGCACCTATCTGGTCAAGCTGTCCAGCCGGGAGCTGAGCCACGCCGACAGCCAGAGCGTGAACACCCTGCTCCACACCATCAGCGATTTCGAGCGAATCAGCGACCATTCCGTGAATCTGCTCAGCTCTGCCGAAGAGATTCACGCCAAGAACATCGTGTTCTCCCAGGATGCGCACGAGGAGCTGCAGGTTCTGGAAGGCGCGGTGCAGGATGTGCTGAGCCGCACGACCGATGCGTTCCGCAAGGCCGACCTGCATCTGGCCAGCAAGGTCGAACCCATGGAGACCGTTGTGGACGAACTGGTCCGCGCCATCAAGGCACGGCATGTGGCCCGCCTGCAGGCTGGCAGTTGCTCCATCGAATACGGCTTCGTGCTGGAAGACCTGCTGACCAACTATGAGCGTGTCTGCGACCACTGCAGCAACGTTGCCGTTGCCCAGATCGAAGTCGCACAGGACAGCTTTGATACCCACGCCTATCTGAACGATCTCCGCTACGGCAACGACACCAAGGAGAGCGAACAGTTCCGCCGCCGCCTGGACCGTTACCGCGAGCGGTATCTCTTCCCGGACGGTGAACCCGCCGTGGCAAGCGAAAAGGAGGACCCCAAGGCATGA
- the nrdR gene encoding transcriptional regulator NrdR: MKCPYCGDEESKVIDSRPTEDGERIRRRRECLRCHMRFTTYEVVETVPLIVIKKDNSREPFDRQKVLNAMLRACAKRPVSYESLERAVSSIEQTLMSSYDREVTSVRIGELTMQELKKIDEVAYVRFASVYQQFADVESFFTELQKLMGDRKK, from the coding sequence ATGAAATGTCCCTATTGCGGCGATGAAGAATCCAAGGTCATCGATTCCCGCCCGACCGAAGATGGCGAGCGCATCCGCCGCCGCCGGGAGTGCCTGCGCTGCCACATGCGGTTCACGACCTATGAGGTGGTGGAGACGGTCCCGCTGATCGTCATCAAAAAGGATAATTCCCGCGAACCCTTTGATCGGCAGAAGGTGCTCAACGCCATGCTGCGCGCCTGCGCCAAGCGCCCGGTCAGCTACGAGTCGCTGGAACGTGCCGTCAGCAGCATTGAGCAGACGCTGATGAGCTCCTACGACCGGGAAGTGACCAGCGTCCGCATCGGCGAGCTGACCATGCAGGAGCTGAAAAAGATCGACGAAGTGGCCTATGTCCGCTTTGCGTCGGTCTACCAGCAGTTTGCCGACGTCGAGAGCTTTTTCACCGAGCTGCAAAAGCTGATGGGCGACCGGAAAAAGTAA
- a CDS encoding PLP-dependent aminotransferase family protein has translation MANYFEMNRDELVAEKAKLEEQYKNFQAMGLKLNMARGKPGPHQMDLAMGLLQMTDYTTDAGTDARNYGDLEGLHEARVLFADVFGVKPAEVFVGGNSSLQLMYNLINIGYVFGFPESPCPWSQVEKRKFLCPVPGYDRHFAITEEFGFELISVPMTPNGPDMDVVEKLVAEDDTIKGIWCVPQYSNPDGYTYSDETIERFAKMKTAAPDFKIFWDEAYIVHHLTDEIIETPVLLNECKKYGTQDRVFMFTSTSKITFPGAGVSAIACSENSMKYICKRFSVMIISYDKMNQLRHVRFLKNKEGVLAHMAKHRRRLIPCFDAVKTAFSEELTPCGDIAHWTNPKGGYFISLYVMPGCAKRVAALCKECGLTLTGAGSAYPYHKDPEDSHLRIAPTYPSLDEVETASDLLCVCVKLATVEKLLADQKA, from the coding sequence ATGGCGAATTATTTTGAGATGAACCGCGACGAACTCGTAGCCGAAAAGGCAAAACTGGAAGAGCAGTACAAAAACTTTCAGGCAATGGGCCTGAAGCTGAATATGGCCCGCGGTAAGCCCGGCCCTCACCAGATGGATCTGGCCATGGGCCTGCTGCAGATGACCGATTATACCACCGATGCCGGCACCGACGCCCGCAACTACGGCGACCTGGAGGGTCTGCATGAGGCCCGCGTCCTGTTTGCGGATGTCTTCGGCGTCAAGCCTGCAGAAGTCTTCGTGGGCGGCAACTCCAGCCTGCAGCTGATGTACAACCTCATCAACATCGGCTATGTGTTCGGCTTCCCGGAGTCTCCCTGCCCCTGGTCTCAGGTGGAAAAGCGCAAGTTCCTCTGCCCGGTGCCCGGCTATGACCGCCACTTTGCCATCACCGAGGAGTTCGGCTTTGAGCTCATCAGCGTGCCCATGACCCCGAACGGCCCCGATATGGATGTGGTCGAGAAGCTGGTGGCCGAGGATGACACCATCAAGGGCATCTGGTGTGTGCCGCAGTATTCCAACCCCGACGGCTACACCTACAGTGACGAAACGATCGAGCGTTTTGCTAAGATGAAGACGGCCGCTCCCGATTTCAAGATCTTCTGGGATGAGGCCTACATCGTCCACCATCTGACCGATGAGATCATCGAGACCCCCGTTCTGCTGAACGAGTGCAAGAAGTACGGTACGCAGGACCGTGTCTTCATGTTCACCTCCACCAGTAAGATCACCTTCCCCGGTGCAGGCGTCTCCGCGATCGCCTGCAGCGAGAACTCCATGAAGTACATCTGCAAGCGCTTCTCGGTCATGATCATCAGCTACGATAAGATGAACCAGCTGCGCCACGTCCGTTTCCTGAAGAACAAGGAAGGCGTCCTGGCCCACATGGCCAAGCACCGCCGCCGCCTGATCCCCTGCTTCGATGCAGTGAAGACGGCCTTCTCCGAGGAGCTGACGCCCTGCGGCGATATCGCCCACTGGACCAACCCCAAGGGCGGCTACTTCATCAGCCTGTACGTGATGCCCGGCTGTGCCAAGCGTGTGGCAGCTCTGTGCAAGGAGTGCGGCCTGACCCTGACGGGTGCCGGTTCCGCTTACCCCTACCACAAAGACCCGGAAGATTCCCATCTGCGCATTGCGCCCACCTATCCCAGCCTGGACGAGGTGGAGACCGCTTCGGACCTGCTGTGCGTCTGCGTAAAGCTGGCCACGGTGGAAAAGCTGCTTGCGGATCAGAAAGCGTAA
- a CDS encoding DUF4363 family protein, giving the protein MKRIYACLGIVAALLAVAFYSSFRVQMFAEDISGDIDHAMEAIREDDLTGARQALAEGADLCDRMREGMNHLLKTEDFTELEAALRAADGHLEWNAPEEAFGELRRAQVQVETLAWLSRRIL; this is encoded by the coding sequence ATGAAACGCATCTACGCCTGCCTCGGCATCGTGGCCGCCCTGCTCGCGGTGGCCTTTTACAGCAGCTTCCGGGTGCAGATGTTCGCCGAAGACATCTCCGGCGACATCGACCATGCGATGGAAGCCATCCGGGAGGATGACCTGACCGGGGCCCGGCAGGCCCTTGCCGAAGGAGCCGACCTCTGCGACCGGATGCGCGAAGGGATGAACCACCTGCTCAAAACGGAAGACTTCACCGAACTGGAAGCGGCCCTCCGCGCCGCCGACGGCCATCTGGAATGGAACGCCCCCGAAGAAGCGTTCGGGGAGCTGCGCCGCGCTCAGGTCCAGGTCGAAACGCTGGCCTGGCTCTCCCGTCGCATCCTCTGA
- a CDS encoding response regulator: MIYIVEDDAAIRELEQYALQSSGYDVQSFESSESFWQAMNVAVPELVILDVMLPGEDGFSILKKLRNTPSLRRLPIIMVTAKSSELDTVRGLDCGADDYITKPFGIMEFLSRVRAALRRSAPEEKTNVYAFHEILLDNARHIVTVNDAHIDLTYKEYSLLRLLLENTNLVVTRETILQVVWGTDISVESRTVDMHIRTLRKKLGDAGKYICTVRKVGYKLADNEEENEE; the protein is encoded by the coding sequence ATGATCTATATCGTAGAAGACGACGCCGCCATTCGGGAGCTGGAGCAGTATGCGCTCCAGTCCAGCGGGTACGACGTGCAGAGCTTTGAATCGTCCGAGAGTTTCTGGCAGGCCATGAATGTTGCCGTGCCGGAGCTTGTCATCCTGGACGTCATGCTTCCCGGTGAGGATGGCTTCTCCATCCTGAAAAAGCTGCGCAACACCCCTTCCCTGCGGCGCCTGCCCATCATCATGGTCACGGCCAAATCCAGCGAGCTGGACACCGTGCGCGGGCTGGACTGCGGTGCAGACGATTACATCACCAAGCCGTTTGGCATCATGGAGTTTTTGAGCCGGGTGCGGGCTGCGCTGCGCCGCTCGGCCCCGGAGGAAAAGACGAACGTCTACGCCTTCCATGAGATCCTGCTGGACAACGCCCGCCACATCGTGACGGTGAACGACGCCCACATCGACCTGACCTACAAGGAATACAGCCTGCTCCGCCTGCTGCTGGAAAACACCAACCTGGTTGTGACCCGCGAGACCATTTTGCAGGTGGTGTGGGGCACCGACATCTCAGTGGAAAGCCGCACCGTGGATATGCACATCCGCACCCTGCGCAAAAAGCTGGGCGATGCCGGAAAGTACATCTGCACCGTGCGGAAAGTCGGCTACAAGCTGGCCGACAACGAGGAGGAAAACGAAGAATGA